The following are encoded together in the Montipora foliosa isolate CH-2021 chromosome 12, ASM3666993v2, whole genome shotgun sequence genome:
- the LOC137979090 gene encoding amino acid transporter heavy chain SLC3A1-like: MSNEVAFNSLEKDDVKITFNEGSSDLGKPTEEEVAQHKRTRLVLVVLFGIIVLAMVVAAVIIIIVSPACEQKKGLKSNEREKGNETTDDLWWKRAVMYQIYPRSFFDSNDDGNGDLSGISKKLEYFSGLGVNAFLLNPIYDPKDFMAIEKTLGSMEDFETFVNESHNKGFKVILDFVPNHTSKQHPWFVESSKDKAGPKNDWYIWADAAGVGGNGTNPPNNWVSEDGGSAWEYENSSRQQFYLHQFKKDQPDLNLRNREVMKELKKVLEFWLSKGVDGFRIKDVQYFLEDANLTDETKPSPNTLSRNFTYDLEENRKILKEFQEVINNGSKRLLIADVEGARSTQYYDLADIIQNVGLITKVNRSGMTLSQGVKNTVVEYIDAVPAGKVPNWLIGNIGIARVGNRLGHDVRNAMNVLQMTLPGIVTTYYGEEIGMLNGVSEKSPMQWSDESYAGFSSQRAWMAVAPSYLTLNVKIEKANTNSFYNNYIKLAALRKELPFATGEVKVVQSDPKVFAFLRSQGVLRYLVVINFGDKWDGDIAGLSGRGLKVFDSEEDTAGTEPVDVNKLTLNPGQAVIVNGTSEHWFLS; the protein is encoded by the exons ATGTCGAACGAAGTGGCGTTTAACAGTTTAGAGAAGGACGATGTTAAGATCACGTTCAATGAAGGATCGAGTGATCTTGGAAAGCCAACTGAAGAAGAAGTGGCACAACACAAAAGGACACGTTTGGTCCTCGTGGTCCTGTTTGGTATCATAGTTTTGGCGATGGTTGTTGCAGcggttatcattatcattgtttcTCCGGCATGCGAACAGAAAAAAGGTCTAAAGTCAAACGAGCGTGAAAAAGGAAACGAGACGACCGATGATTTGTGGTGGAAGCGCGCTGTGATGTACCAAATCTATCCTCGATCGTTCTTCGACAGTAATGACGACGGGAATGGTGATTTGAGCGGTATTTCTAAGAAACTAGAATACTTCAGTGGGCTGGGAGTGAACGCTTTTTTGCTTAATCCGATCTACGATCCGAAAGATTTCATGGCGATCGAGAAAACATTGGGATCAATGGAGGACTTCGAGACCTTTGTCAACGAAAGTCACAATAAGGGCTTCAAAGTTATTCTGGATTTCGTCCCTAATCACACTTCAAAACAGCATCCCTGGTTCGTGGAGAGCAGCAAAGACAAAGCTGGCCCCAAGAACGACTGGTACATTTGGGCAGATGCTGCTGGTGTTGGAGGGAATGGTACTAACCCTCCGAACAACTGGGTTAGTGAGGACGGTGGAAGCGCATGGGAATACGAAAACAGCAGCAGACAACAATTTTACCTTCATCAGTTTAAAAAAGACCAACCAGATTTGAATCTAAGGAACAGAGAAGTCATGAAGGAACTAAAGAAAGTGCTGGAGTTTTGGCTCAGTAAGGGGGTCGATGGTTTTCGAATTAAGGACGTGCAGTACTTCCTGGAGGACGCGAATCTTACGGACGAAACTAAACCTTCACCCAACACATTAAGCCGTAATTTCACATACG ATCTTGAGGAGAACCGTAAAATCCTAAAAGAATTTCAAGAGGTTATCAACAATGGCAGCAAGCGTCTGCTGATCGCTGATGTTGAGGGTGCAAGATCCACACAATATTATGACCTGGCAGACATCATACAAAATGTTGGCTTGATCACAAAAGTGAATCGTTCAGGCATGACGCTTTCTCAAGGGGTTAAGAACACTGTTGTAGAATACATTGATGCTGTTCCTGCAGGCAAGGTACCTAACTGGTTGATTGGCAATATAGGCATTGCTCGTGTTGGCAATCGTCTGGGCCACGATGTTAGGAATGCCATGAATGTTCTTCAGATGACACTCCCTGGCATTGTCACAACATACTATGGTGAAGAGATAGGCATGCTCAATGGAGTTAGTGAGAAATCACCCATGCAATGGTCAGATGAATCATATGCTG GGTTTTCAAGCCAAAGAGCCTGGATGGCTGTAGCACCAAGCTACTTGACCTTAAATGTAAAGATTGAGAAGGCAAATACCAACTCGTTCTACAACAATTACATAAAGCTTGCTGCCTTGAGAAAAGAACTACCTTTTGCCACTGGTGAGGTTAAAGTTGTGCAGAGTGATCCAAAGGTGTTTGCCTTCCTTCGTAGCCAAGGTGTCCTTCGCTACCTTGTTGTGATCAACTTTGGTGACAAGTGGGATGGAGATATTGCTGGTCTATCAGGCAGAGGCCTCAAAGTGTTTGATAGCGAAGAAGACACAGCTGGAACAGAGCCCGTAGATGTGAACAAGCTCACACTTAATCCTGGTCAGGCAGTGATTGTCAATGGCACCAGTGAACACTGGTTCTTGTCT